The Bos indicus x Bos taurus breed Angus x Brahman F1 hybrid chromosome 3, Bos_hybrid_MaternalHap_v2.0, whole genome shotgun sequence genome segment caagaaCAGTTCTCAACGAAGAAGCAATAAGGTGTCATATCTGAAGAGTGATGCTGAACTTAAAAAGATATTTGGTATCACTAAAGATTTGAGAGTGTGCCTTACTCGGATTGCTCAGCAGTTGGGCTCTGGAGAAGGTTTTGATTCCATTAGCCCTTTGGTGAAGAGTGAAACTTACAAAGAGGCAGAGTTTATagtgaaggaggaagggagaaaacaggtaatagattttccttttttattattattattttttactttacaatattgtcttggttttgccatacatcaacatgcatctgccatgggtgggggttcaggatggggaattcGTGCACACGTGAACACAGGTAATAGATTTTAAAGTATCCTTTATAGGTATTCCAAAGATACATGAATGTattaattttcttgatttttattttttagtcttaTGCATTAATATGAATGATAGTTCTTACCAATATTGTGTCTATATGTATTATACCAAAACATATAAGAAAATAAGATGTGCACAAGTAAAAAGATATCTCCAGTTAATTAAAATGTtgtttagggaattccctggaagtccggTTGTTAGGACTCCACATTCTCACTGTCGAGGACCCAATCCCttactcagggaactaagatcccttgagctgcacagtgtggccaaaaaaatttaaaaaggaaaataaatgacagaaatgtaagGAAAATATAAGCATGTAGATATTCACTACAGTATTGCTTTTAATATAAGCCTTAAGAGAAATCTACACAATAATGATGAACCAAAAAATCCCTGTAACGTTGCCTACTGTCATTCTACTTATAAATGTTTCCTTATTGTTGAATATCCTGAACTTCAGATCAGAAACCAGTCAACCTTTCCCAGTGATAATTTCATATGTGCCTACTGTgcagatgaaaaaaaatgttagatAAATTCTATTTCTTAGGCTCTTCACAAATGATTGTTAAGCTTTTATTGTAGATCAATATAGCTTCTATTAGTTGACTTAAGCAGGAAAATAGGCAATTTATTCTCAGTGACTGTCACTGGGACATTGCCATTCACTTTGATACCATACAGTGGCAAACATTACTTTCTTCCTGTAGTTGTTCTCAGTAGTTTTGTTGAGTTAAATTTAATGGCTAAATATTTGTAActggacatatttttaaattcaagagTACAATAAACagcaataatattttatttttcttttgaagtctTACTCAAAACTGCAGCAGGGTATtgataagaaaagaaaagcaaaaaccacTAAGAAGATGGATCACCCAAAGAAGAGAAGAACCAGTAGTGTTAATAACACAACTATAAATGGAGGAACTAATGTCACCAGTTCCCAGCTCATTAGCAGTATTTTACCAACTTCAGATGTGTCAAACCATAACATCCTCACAAGCtgcaacaaaaccagagaaaaaaatagaactgaGGTAGAGCACCGTACTCATGGAAACCAAGAAAAAGACATATTGAACTCAAGTACAGCTTTTGAACAAAGCCAttcctttaataaaaattatactgaAGATATTTTTCCAATGACACCACCAGAGTTAGAAGAAACCATTAGAGATGAAAAGATAAGAAGACTTAAGCAAGTgctgagagagaaagaagcagctCTTGAAGAAATGCGTAAGAAgatgcatcaaaaataataaaatggctgTTCTTAAAGGCATCAGTGAAATAGCTAtgttttttcatatacttttgcATTGTTATAGGGCATTCTGAAAGTGTTTTTGAATGTAAAAGTTGTCTTTTCATCAGCTGATTGTAAAATTTTAtgtaagaaatacagaaaagattAACTCATGTTTGACTTTTATGAATAACTCATGGGATATCTGAATCTTTGTCTATAGGTACctttttttggaaggaaaaattttctatttttctattacttCAACTAGAATTCCCTGTttgaatatttgttatttgtatgtTTAGCTAAATTGCCCAGATGTTATTCCAACAATAGTTAATTATtgtgtacttttaaaattatataatccaAGATAGGAAATCAACTTAAAACTTAGCTTTGCCAGTGGGCTTGTATCTTTATATGTCTCTTTACCCATAAAATGACAATACCTTCTACTCACCATTGTTGtaagtttttcttaaatttcatgaaagaaaatgtattatAGCAGCAGCATTAAAAACTTCCAACATTTTTCAAGAGTGAGGGATGTTTTGTAACTTTTACAAAGTAGTTTCATATGATACAAAATGGGTTTTAGAATTCAGGCTAGATAATGTATTGTTTGCTTAAAGTGGTATGTTATCTCTAGGCAAATGCTTCCGttttttgaaatatgtaaatatatgactAAGATTGTGTGAAAAGTAAATCTGAACATGGCCacatttaatactttttaaaattgtaaagtgTAGCTTTTCTTAATAGAGCCAGACATTTTAATCTCTGGTTATCTTTGATTTGGAGAGTTGTAGAGATAGGGATtaagggaaaggaggaaaaggttatttttaagaaataataaatttctgGAAGTAAGGTCAAATAAAACCTGGACATTggcaacaaaatagaaaacagaaagtcAGAAAATACTGAGAGGGAATAAAACAAATGCAAACTGAGTGTCAACTAGATTCTCttggccccccccccccccccccgctttttTCTGTAACTTTATTAAGGTAATTTGCATATTGTAATTTCACCCTTTTGAAATGTAGTTATTCACACAGTTGTGTAACCTTCAACATGATCtaattttagatcattttcatTACCACCTAGAAAACGTCATACTCATTAGCAGTCTCCCCAGACCCTTCTTTCCGCATCCCTTGGCAACACAACAAtacactttctgtctctataaatttgcctAGTTTAGACAGTCATATGCATGGAATGAACCATTCAGTATATTTTCCTTTGTGACTGATTTCTTTGAGTTagtttaatattttcaaggttcatctgtgctgTCACATGCAttcatacttaattttttaaattgctaatattccattgtatggatataccatactttgtttatccatttgtttatggacatttgggttgtgtACACTTTGGCTACTAGGATGTTATATTGCtatgtttttctgaatgtttgggTATatgtttttgtgtagacataatgttttcaagtctcttgggtatatacctaggagtgtaATTGCTGGGCCATACCCTAactttgaggaactgccagattATTCCAGGCAGatttttctcccccttctccaCCATATTAGATTTTGTTAAGGACACCAGCAACTACCATGTTGCTAGATCCAGTGGTCAGTTGTCAGTCTTCTTAATTTATCTATCTGTGGGGAGATTAGTTCATGAATTAATTAcctcctttgaaaaaaaatttaagctttaaaaaaagaagcagtacATGTCCATTTTGGGAAAATTGCAAATACAACaatccaaaatattaaaatttcactttCCTATCAagctaaaatattaaatgttggaGCTTGGGTATACATAATTAAAGGCTATCAGTAAATAGGTACCATTTGAAGCCATTGGTCTGAATAACTTCACTTAGGGAAACAGTATAAACAGAGAAGAAGGTGAAATTGTGGGCTCATGTCTTAATACAATTAAAGATTGGGAAAAGGGCAGTCTCAAATGAATTTTGGGAATCAGAAGCTTCTTGAATTAATTGTATTTATAAATCCTTGGATAGTGCCTGACAGCGATGTAtcagtatttgttaaataaaatcatCTAAAATCATCCTAATAGACATATTgcatccattttcatttcatttcattttcttactttACCTCCTCCTTTTGATGCTTTCTGCTTTTATTATTAAGGCTTTGCTTCTCATGGAATTATCAAGCAcccatttttttctgataataaatTCCATAATATGGAATGTAGCTTGAATCCTTTAGAGCAAAATTCTCAAAATTTATCTATACTGATGGTCTCAAACTCTTATTTCTCATTTGAAATTCACTCAAATTAGGGTTTTAGCTTTATCACTCCATTAAAGCTATTTTTCTCAAGGTCTTCAAATATCAACATATTGCTAAATCTAATGGTCAATGCTTAGTCTTTATATTACTTGACCTGTTAGAGCATTTGACAATTTATAAGTCATTGAAATTTGACACTactttcttgggccccaaaatcactgcagatggtgactgcagccatgaaattaaaagactcttcttgctccttggaagaaaagctatgaccaacctagacagcatattaaaaagcagagacattactttgccaacaaaggtccatctagtcaaagctgtggct includes the following:
- the LRIF1 gene encoding ligand-dependent nuclear receptor-interacting factor 1 isoform X3 encodes the protein MASTLEKVTQERNDKNSSQRRSNKVSYLKSDAELKKIFGITKDLRVCLTRIAQQLGSGEGFDSISPLVKSETYKEAEFIVKEEGRKQSYSKLQQGIDKKRKAKTTKKMDHPKKRRTSSVNNTTINGGTNVTSSQLISSILPTSDVSNHNILTSCNKTREKNRTEVEHRTHGNQEKDILNSSTAFEQSHSFNKNYTEDIFPMTPPELEETIRDEKIRRLKQVLREKEAALEEMRKKMHQK